TGCGTGCTTTTTTGGTGATTCATTGGGTGGCATTGATTGCCCTTGCCATTTTTGTAACGGCATTTTGTGTCAATGCCGCGTTTTTACCCTTGGAACGCCAATGGCCCCTTTCGCTCTGGGATTTGGTTCTGGCCGTTGCCGGGCTCAAACTCTTTTCTGTCTTTCTTTCCAGTTTGCACGAATTACGCATGCGTCAATTGGCTGGGGGCTTGCCGGGATTGGCTTTGACACATCTTCAATGGGCTTTGCGATTTACCCCAGGAAATCCTGAACTCTATTATGCCTGGGGACACTTGCTCTACCTCCAGGGGGATTTAAGTGGGGCACGGGAAAAATACAAGCAGGTCACACAAATTTTTCCTTTAGACAGTGCGGCAGAAGTCTATCTGGGTCGGCTTGAACTCTCTGTGGGACATTGGCAGGAGGCCCATGGGCATTTTGCACGGGCTTATCGTTTGGCCCGTGGCATTGCCTGGAATGATTTGCGTGAATGGATGCCCGAAGCTGTGAATGAAGCCGTTCCTCATCGCTTTCGCACCTCTTGGAGCAAACTCAATTTTGACCAGGAACAATTGGATTTTTTAATTCAAGGGCATTATTTATCCGGGCATTTTAAGCTGATTCTACAAAATTACCAAGATCTTCTGCGTGACTTGGCCAGCCAGAATAAGACAGCCTATCCGATTGTTTTATCTGCAGAGCAACATGCCAAGGTTTTGCCCGTATTGGGGCGCAATATTCATATTTCACCTGTGCCTGAATTTCCTTCAGAGCTTGTTCGAATTGAAGATACAGAGCGTTTAGAGGCGAGCTTTCAAAAAGATGGAATTTTGGTTTTGGATTCACTTCTTGCGCCTGATGCCTGTGAAGCACTCCTGCATTTTTGCCAAAAATCGACGATCTGGCATGATGATCATAAATCAGGGGGGTATTTGGGCAGTTATATGGACGATGGCTTTAACTGCCCTTTGCTCTATCAGGTTGCGCGTGAGCTCAAAGAGAAATTACCTGGCATTTTAGGTGCCTGGTCGCTCTTGCAAATGTGGGGTTATAACCATGACAGTCAATGTGAGGGGATCGGTCTGCACGCTGACGCTGCGCATGTGAATATCAATCTCTGGCTGACCCCAGAGAGCGCCAATCAGGATCCTGAACATGGTGGGCTTTTGGTCTTTCCTTTGGAAGCGCCACAGGATTGGTCGTTTCAGACTCTCAATACTGAAACTGAGCGCATGCAGGCCTTGATCCAAGCAGAGCAGATCTCTCCTGTTAAAATTGCCTACCGCCAGAACCGGGCTGTGATTTTTCGCTCGCGGTTTTTTCATGCCACTGATCAGGTGAATTTTAAACCGGGTTATTTGAACCGCCGTATCAATATCACTTTTTTGTATGGGCGCTATCAGCCAGATTTGAAGCCTTGAGATTTTTGTTCAGAATGTGGATACACCCTGTTAAGGGAGCTCTCTCAGCTTTAAGCTCAGTATTTTTTTAGATAAGAATCTAAAAAAGATAAGCTCAGCGACCAGGCTTGTCTTGCTGCGTTAAAATCATAGTTGCTGCGTGCATCGCAGGCAAAGCCATGATCCACATTTGCAAATTCAACCGTGACGAAGTCCTTTTTCAATTCACGGAGTTTTTGGGTGAGTTTTTGATGGCTTTCGGGTTGAATCCAGGGATCTTGTCCTGCCCAGAAAAAGAGTTGAGGGGCATGGAGATATTCACAGAGTTCCAGATGATTTTCAGCAATGCCTGCCCCATAAAATGAAACTGCTGCTTTGAGCGGAATCCAGGCATTTGCAAGAAAACTGAGTCTCCCTCCCAGGCAAAAACCCATGCTGCCAATTCGATCGCCAGCGACATGGGGATGGTGTTGTAACCATTCATAGCAGGCCTTAATATCTGCTTTGAGGCCCTCAGGGGTAAGGGCTGCTGCTTGGGTTCTGCCAGGCTGAAGATCCTCATAACCACTTTCGAAACCCGGGCTGCTGCGATGAAAAATATCTGGAGCCACGACCATATAGCCTTCTGCTGCAAGCCGATCGGCCACTTGCCGGATATGCTCATTGACGCCAAAAATTTCCTGAAAAAGTAATAGTGCAGGGTAAAGCCCTTCTTGTTCGGGGCTGGCTACATATGCCACCATTTCGGTCTCGTCTGAAATAGCAATTGTTTCATGAAATGTGCGAATTTCTGCCATGAAGTCTCCCGTGTTTTGAGAAAATTTGTGCTGAGAATTATAACAGAACTGTCTTGAGAGCGATATCTCTCAAATTTCACTGAAGATGAGGGCGTTGGGGGGATTGATTTAAAATTTTTATTATGTTATGGTTAAGTATAGGTTAAATCAGTTTGGGCAATTTTAAGGAGTTTTTGTATGGTTTCGATCAGTTCTTTAAGCAGTCAAATTATTCGCAATTATGATACCAACAATGATGGCGTGATTTCTCTGCGCGGTCAGCGCCCTGAAACGGAGCGCTTTGTACGTGATTTTATTCCCGGTCAGAATTATGACACCATCACCTTGACCCGTTATGATCACGATAAGCTTTTTGCGAAGGCCGATATTGATGGCGATGGACAAGTCACCCGTGATGAATTAACAGGTGTATTAAAATTATTTGATACCAACAATGATGGTGAGCTGAAGAACAGCGGCCCTTTCTGGAATCGCAAAGGTGAATTGCGCAATTATGAAAAAGCCTATGGCGAGCATGGCGTGATTGTCGATCAGCATCTGATCCATCATCCCCAGCCTCCCATGCCTCCTGTTCCCCATTACCCCAGAGCGGTAGCGGGTTCCAGTGTCGGCATTCGTATCGCTTAAATTTACCCTTTTTAAGCCCCTGGAAGCGAGCTTCCAGGGGCTTTTTCATGGGCTCTGAAAACTATGCCAGGCACTGAGCATTCTCGAAAAAGTCGTTAAGAGACACATGGCGCTAAAGATCAAGGCCAGCAGTTTAAACTGTTCGGGAATGAGGAACAGGATACAAAAAAAGATCAGGGTTTCACTCCCCTCTGTCAAACCGCCAAGATAGTAAAAGGCCTTGGGGCCTCGTGCCTGGGTATGCAGATTGCGTTTTGCGGCCAGAATGGCATAGGCCAGGAAGGTGGTTGAGGTTCCCATAAAACTGAATAAAAGGAGACTGGCGTGCAGGGCCGAATCGGGTTGGGCCAATGCCATAGCAAAAACCAGCAGGGCATACACTAAAAAATCAGAAACAATATCTAGATAGCCACCAAAATCTGTAGGGCCCAGGCGTCTGGCCAAGGCACCATCGAGACCATCCAGCAAGCGGTTCAACAAAAAAAATCCCAGCCCCCAGCCAAATTGGCGCCAAGCCAAGGCCGAAGCTGCAGCCAGCCCCAGACAGAACCCGATCAAAGTCACGGCATTGGCATGGAGCCCCACTTTTTCAAGCTGTTCGGCAATGGCTTGCAAAGGGCGATCGATATGGGGACGAAGCCAGGCATCCAACATTTTCAGGCGGGTTGGGTCTGTTCGCACAAGCGATCAGAAATTTGAAGCGCCTTGAGAACTTCTTCATTGTCTGGTTCGAGTTGGTAGGCCAATAGAAAGGCATTGCGGGCATCTATAAACTTTTCCTGCTCAAGAAAGATCAAGCCAATGCCATTGTACAGCGCGATCGTTTGTGGGCCGATATTGAGGGCCCTTTCAAAAAGTTGCAGGGCCTGGCTGTATTCCTGAATACCGATTAAGAGATAGCCCAATTGAATGAGAGCTTCACTGTGCCGTGGATTTTTTTCAAGAATATCCATATACAAGGCACTGGCTTCACCAGTTTCTCCTTGTGAACTTTTTAGGCCTGCCAAGAGCATCAAGGTATCTGCGTGGTGCGGTTCCTTTAAGAGAATTTCACGCAGATAGGCCTCAGCTTGTTCGTTATGCCCTTCGTTCAATTCAATGCTGGCTAGATCCAAGCTGCTCAGTACAAAATCTGGGAATTTGGCGCGGACGGTTAAAAAATAGTTTTTGGCCAAAGCATAATCTCCCTGTTGCAAAGCAATCACTCCCAGATTGTGGAGTGAATCTGGATCCTTTGCATCCAGACTGAGGGCTTTTTCAAAATCGGCCTGGGCTTCGCGATGTCTGCCTTCTTCAAGCCAAATAATTCCTCGGTGTCTGAAGTCTGATGCCCCTGCCAGGTCTTTGGCGATCAGATCGTTATAGATCGCTTTGACTTTTTCAAGCGCGCCCGTTTTAAAATGAAAACGGGCAATATTTTGAAGTAAGGCGTGGGTGGGCTCTAAATTTTCTAAGAGCGCACGGGCTTTGTCTATTTGGTTCTCACGTAGGTAGAGATTGCCCAACTCTACCCGTGCAGCCTGACCCAGGGCATCGGTGGCATCAAAATTTTCTACAAGTTTTTCGAGCAGGGTCAGGGCCGCTGGGGTATTCTTTTCAAGCATCTCACAGCGCGCCAATTCCAGTTGAAAGGCGCCTGCCTGTTGGGGGGGCAGATGGCTATCGTCGAGATATTTACGGGCCTCATCAGGTTTTTGTCTGAACAAAGCCAGTCGGGCCAAGCCCAGGCGGATCTCTGGGTTTTCAGGGTTTTCACGCAGGGCGCGTCTGAAATAATGATCTGCATTTTCGAGATCCCCTTGCATCAGATAGGTATTGCCGATTCCTGCATAGGGCTTCCAGGTGGTGGCCGCTCTGTCTGAAACGAGCGAAGTAAAGGCTTCTAATCTCAATGCCATGGCTTTTTGAAAGGCTTCAATTGATTTTGTATATTCTCCTGCTTGACTCCAGGCAGTGCCAAAATTCACCCAATAATCGGGATTGCTTTGACAAATTTCAGGCGCATTTTGGAGGGTATCAAGTGCTTTTTCATTCTGATTCAATTGCAGATAAATAGACGCGATATAAGACCAACAGGCGCTCATATAGGTGGGAAGGTTTTCACGTTTTTTTGATTTCTCAACGGCGTCTAAAAAGGCTGAAAGTGCCGCTTCATTTTCTTCCTGGACGCGGTAGGTCAGGCCCAGATTAAAGGAATGGAAAGGGTTCTCTGGATCCTGACGAAGTGAGGTTTGAACCAATTCGAGGTTGCGCTGATATTTATCACGTTCCTGCATTAAACTGCCTGTATAGCCGTAGTGCAGAATCAAGACATCGGGTGTGGCGAGCCTTTCAAAAGGATAACCTGGGGTACGCGGCTCCAATTGTTCATGAATAAACCCGGTATAGTGCAGTTCAGAATGTCTGGGAAACAGGCGCAGCATATAATGCTCAACCGTATCGATTTCATTTCCCTCTTTGCTGAAATTTCTGATTTTGAGTTGATACCCAGTTAGTTGGGACTGGGGTGTTTTGATCAGTTCATGAATATTGTGGAGAGTTTCAGGTGCAATGACCTCATCCGCATCCAGGATTAAGATCCAGTCGCCGCTGGCATGTTGAATGGCCTGATTACGCGCTTCTGAAAAACTACCTGTCCATTTAAAATGAAAAACCTGGGCCCCCATCTCTTCAGCAATTTTCACCGTTTGATCCGTAGAACCTGTATCGACAATGATCATCTCATCGACTATTTCTCGAACACTTTCCAGGCAGTTGCGTAAAAAGCGCTCTTCATTTTTGACGATCATACAGAGCGATAAGCTCTGCTTGTGTTTGGCTTGAGGGGCACTTTCCAAGAGTTTTTCCCATTCTGCAAACTCAGCTGGGATTTCGCTTGGCTCAAGTGATTGAGAAAAAGCTTTGAGACTTTCACGCGCACCTTGGTGCTCTGGATTCAGTTGCAAAGCCTGTTGAAAGGATTTTTGCGCAAGCGAAAGAGCGCCTGAATGATAAAGTGCGATGCCAGCAACAGAATACAAATTTGCATTGTTGGGGCTTTGTTTGAGAGCCGTCTGAAAGTGATTTAAGGCTTCTGAATAGTGTTTCAATTGCAATTGCAGGGTGCCGATATCCAGATGCAGAACCGGATTCCCGCTGTCTTCAAGCAACACTTCTTCTAAGAGTTCGAGGGCTTCCTGTGCATAGCCCGCATGAAGTTTTTCTAAGGCCTGTAGGGTTTTGGCCTGCAAACGGTTTTGTTCCTGACGAAAGATAGGCTTCTCATTCAGATTCTTGATGCGATTGAGCGCTATCTCCAGTGTCTGTTCCCAACTGAAATTTTGGTGTACATATTGGCTGGCTTTCGAGCCCATTGCTTGAAATTTTGAGGGGTTCTCAAAGAGATGCCGCATATGGTAACGGATTTCAGCCAGGTTGTTTTCATGCCAGGAGGGGTAATGGAGAGTAGGAATTCCCCCGATTTGTTTTTCTGTCGATTTGACGGGGCGGCTTTTGAGCCAAATATTCAAGTCACTTTCTTCTATGCCCAAACGATGCTCGGTTTGGGTCAGAATCACTGGCAAACCACAGGCCATGGCTTCAAAAATTGAAAACCCAAAGGCTTCAGCGCGAAAAGGTGAAACCAAGGCTTGGCAAGCTGTATAGAGAGAGGCCTCTTCCTGAGCGTTCATTTGATGTTCAAGCAAAACGATGCTGGGATTATCTGGGTTGGCTTGAAAATTTTGAATCATTTGCAAAATGCCCTTTTGCTCTGTGGAGTGGGTTGCACCTTGCACTTTGATGATCAGACTGACCTCTTCATCAGGGAGAAACTCATTTACGAAGGCCTGAAGCAAGAGATCCAGACCTGAATACCATAGCAATTCTCCTGAAAATAAGAAGCAGAATTTTTTTCGACCGGGTATCCGCATGGGGGGCGCGGAGGGGTTGAATAGTTTAGCATCAACGCCTATCGGCACAAGCGCCAGGCGATCAGGATGAATGCCCTCTTTTTGGTAAAGTTCATAGTTTTCACGGGTATGTACCCAAACCTCGTCACTTGAATAGAGCAGCAATTGATGCCAATCGATAGGGCTTGAACCATATTCCCAAGGCAGGCAATGGATCCATTTTGCTGAAGTGGTTTCTAATTCTGGCGGCAGGCCTTGGTGGATCAACTCAAATTGCAAATGGCTAGGCTTGCGCGAGATTTTTGCTTCCAGTTCTGCTGGCAAGCTCAGAGCATGGGAACTGTTCAGGTCTTCGGCAGCAAGACAGAGATCGTAGTGTCCGTTTTGAATGAGTCTGGAAGACAATTCTCGGTTAAAGCGAGCGAAGGGAGTCGTTTGATACAGCGGACCCGTCAGGCGAATACCGGGTTTGTGTTTTATTTTTCCTATTTTTAAGGCCATTGTGCTTTTCTCCTGTAGGGTGCGAACCCAGAGCTATTCCTGTGGGTGGGAAGTTTGTCTATATACTATTCTATCGGTCTTGTTCCTTTTCGGATTAAGTTTCTTTGATTTGCAATTTTTTTTTATTTTTGGGTATATAGTATATGTGAGAATTATCTAAGAGTTTATATGCGAGAGGTTTTTATATGCTAACGCCTTCATTTCAGCCTGGTCCTGGTCCGGTCACACCCTTACGTCCAGCAGCAACCCCCCCCGTTCAACCTCAAGCACCTGCTGCACCCACTCCTCCTCAGGCGCCTGCAACTGAGGCTTCCCCCGCAGCCCCCAGCTCTCCAGGTTCTGTGAATATCAAAAATGGAATTACCCAAGATTCAGGTTTTAATCCTGTGGCAGGTGGGATTTTTGAAAAGAAATTAAACCGAATGGCTGAAAAGCTCAATCAGAATTCTGCCAAACCCGATTCAGAATTCCTCGCTTCCTTCAAACAATTGGCAGCAGCCATACAAGAACTAAATCCTCCTCCCGATTCTCAACTGGCGCGAATTGTGAACCAATTCAAAGCTGTACTGGATAAAACCGCTGAAAAACTGGGTTTAAATAAATCTTCTGAAGAGAC
The sequence above is drawn from the bacterium (Candidatus Blackallbacteria) CG13_big_fil_rev_8_21_14_2_50_49_14 genome and encodes:
- a CDS encoding CDP-alcohol phosphatidyltransferase; protein product: MLDAWLRPHIDRPLQAIAEQLEKVGLHANAVTLIGFCLGLAAASALAWRQFGWGLGFFLLNRLLDGLDGALARRLGPTDFGGYLDIVSDFLVYALLVFAMALAQPDSALHASLLLFSFMGTSTTFLAYAILAAKRNLHTQARGPKAFYYLGGLTEGSETLIFFCILFLIPEQFKLLALIFSAMCLLTTFSRMLSAWHSFQSP
- a CDS encoding dienelactone hydrolase family protein — protein: MAEIRTFHETIAISDETEMVAYVASPEQEGLYPALLLFQEIFGVNEHIRQVADRLAAEGYMVVAPDIFHRSSPGFESGYEDLQPGRTQAAALTPEGLKADIKACYEWLQHHPHVAGDRIGSMGFCLGGRLSFLANAWIPLKAAVSFYGAGIAENHLELCEYLHAPQLFFWAGQDPWIQPESHQKLTQKLRELKKDFVTVEFANVDHGFACDARSNYDFNAARQAWSLSLSFLDSYLKKY